A window of Photobacterium sp. GJ3 contains these coding sequences:
- a CDS encoding methyl-accepting chemotaxis protein: MNIKHLSIRQKLTLAMSIAVIASCALVSYLSLSQSQQIIQSRLLTSELPTRLTHFRDQVESEVKLLQNATEQLASNRATLKLLEQPVSDADNQQLVDLLNQLKAQYGLNDASIANRDTGDYWNQNGFLRRLNRNQDNWFFGFRDSNESRMVQVFREANGELKLFVNFQQINGKGMSGFSRSFNDMANLLSQLKLEQSGFVVLTDAKGVIQLDPNNRNPDKSRLTDRFGADSRILLEKQSFNLFTTEHNGEQLLLASSYIPSMNWFVIAQVPEHEVFAELNETRNHVILLVILTTLAFIGLAVYLSQTITRPIQQAANTFRELGEGDGDLSRRIPVSGRDEIAQLGEGFNAFANKIHALVADIASTGTDLRVAAEQVSEHAQSTLTHSQYQRDRTVQVATAINEMGATVSEIAGNAAYAAESASQATSATSNGQQVVLSAQDSIEQLASDMNNMARVISDLADNTVAIGGILEVIRGVSEQTNLLALNAAIEAARAGEQGRGFAVVAEEVRNLASRTAKSTDEIQTMIDRLQQEAQNAVQAMQNSQQLTEAGTQASHDATKALQLINDQIMQISDLNTQVATATEEQSTVVSDININIEDINENTQRTSETANEMVTASQNLHALSVRLERMVSSFKQ, from the coding sequence ATGAATATCAAGCACCTTTCCATCAGACAAAAGCTGACGCTGGCGATGAGTATCGCTGTCATCGCTTCCTGTGCACTGGTCAGCTATCTCAGTTTGAGTCAGTCACAACAAATTATTCAGTCCAGATTACTCACCAGTGAACTCCCCACCCGACTGACGCATTTTCGTGATCAGGTGGAATCAGAAGTGAAGCTTCTGCAAAATGCGACCGAGCAACTGGCGTCCAATCGCGCTACCCTCAAATTACTTGAACAACCCGTCAGTGACGCGGACAACCAGCAACTGGTCGATTTGCTCAATCAGCTCAAGGCGCAATACGGGCTGAATGATGCTTCGATTGCCAACCGGGACACCGGCGATTACTGGAACCAGAATGGCTTCCTGCGCCGCCTGAACCGCAATCAGGATAACTGGTTTTTTGGTTTTCGTGACAGCAACGAGTCAAGAATGGTTCAGGTCTTCCGGGAAGCCAATGGCGAACTGAAACTCTTTGTCAATTTCCAGCAGATCAACGGCAAAGGAATGTCCGGTTTTTCCCGCTCTTTCAATGATATGGCGAACTTATTGTCTCAATTAAAATTAGAGCAGAGCGGTTTTGTTGTCCTGACTGATGCCAAGGGTGTGATCCAGCTCGATCCCAACAACCGCAATCCAGACAAGTCTCGCTTAACCGACCGCTTCGGTGCCGACAGCCGGATTCTGCTCGAAAAGCAATCCTTTAACCTGTTCACGACAGAGCACAATGGCGAGCAACTGCTACTGGCTTCCAGCTATATTCCGTCCATGAACTGGTTTGTCATTGCGCAGGTGCCTGAACATGAAGTGTTTGCTGAACTGAATGAAACCCGGAATCACGTCATTTTACTGGTGATCCTGACCACGCTGGCCTTTATCGGTCTGGCTGTTTATCTGAGCCAGACCATTACCCGCCCGATTCAGCAGGCCGCCAACACCTTCCGTGAACTGGGTGAAGGCGATGGCGATCTAAGCCGGCGAATCCCGGTTTCCGGACGAGATGAAATTGCACAGCTGGGCGAAGGCTTCAACGCCTTTGCCAACAAGATTCATGCACTGGTGGCCGACATTGCCAGCACCGGGACCGATCTGCGGGTTGCTGCAGAGCAGGTTTCTGAGCATGCACAGTCGACGCTCACGCACAGTCAGTATCAGCGGGATCGCACCGTGCAAGTCGCAACCGCGATTAATGAAATGGGGGCAACGGTCAGCGAAATCGCCGGAAACGCCGCTTATGCTGCTGAATCAGCATCACAGGCAACCTCTGCCACCAGCAATGGTCAGCAGGTCGTTCTGAGTGCGCAGGACAGTATTGAACAGCTGGCCAGCGACATGAACAACATGGCCCGGGTCATCAGTGATCTGGCCGATAACACCGTAGCGATTGGCGGCATTCTGGAAGTCATTCGTGGGGTGTCGGAGCAAACCAACCTGCTGGCACTCAATGCCGCGATCGAAGCAGCCCGTGCCGGAGAACAGGGCCGTGGCTTTGCAGTGGTTGCTGAAGAAGTCCGTAATCTGGCCAGCCGGACAGCGAAATCAACGGATGAGATTCAGACCATGATTGACCGTCTGCAGCAGGAAGCACAGAACGCCGTTCAGGCAATGCAGAACAGTCAGCAGCTCACTGAAGCCGGGACGCAGGCGTCTCACGATGCCACCAAGGCTCTGCAGTTGATCAATGACCAAATCATGCAAATTTCGGATCTGAATACTCAGGTTGCGACCGCAACCGAAGAGCAATCCACTGTGGTCAGCGATATCAATATCAACATCGAAGATATCAACGAAAATACCCAACGGACGTCCGAAACAGCCAACGAGATGGTCACAGCCAGCCAAAATCTGCACGCACTGTCAGTTCGTCTGGAGCGTATGGTCAGTAGTTTCAAACAGTAA
- the lpdA gene encoding dihydrolipoyl dehydrogenase, whose product MSKEIKAQVVVLGSGPAGYSAAFRCADLGLETVLIEKYSTLGGVCLNVGCIPSKALLHVAKVIEEAKAMAEHGVVFGEPQTDINKIRIWKEKVINQLTGGLGGMAKMRKVTVVNGYGKFTGPNTIVVEGEEATTVNFDNAIIAAGSRPIELPFIPHEDPRIWDSTDALELKEVPEKLLVMGGGIIGLEMGTVYDALGSQIDVVEMFDQVIPAADKDIVKVFTKRISKKFNLMLETKVTAVEAKEDGIYVSMEGKKAPAEPVRYDAVLVAIGRTPNGKLIDAEKAGVAVDERGFINTDKQMRTNVPHIFAIGDVVGQPMLAHKGVHEGHVAAEVIAGKKHYFDPKVIPSIAYTEPEVAWVGKTEKEAKAEGINYEVATFPWAASGRAIASDCADGMTKMIFDKDTNRVIGGAIVGTNGGELLGEIGLAIEMGCDAEDIALTIHAHPTLHESVGLAAEVFEGSITDLPNAKAKKKK is encoded by the coding sequence ATGAGTAAAGAAATTAAAGCCCAGGTCGTAGTTCTAGGCTCAGGTCCTGCCGGTTACTCTGCCGCTTTCCGTTGCGCAGACTTAGGTCTGGAAACGGTTCTGATTGAAAAATACAGCACGCTGGGTGGCGTGTGCCTGAACGTGGGTTGTATCCCATCGAAAGCACTGCTGCACGTCGCGAAAGTCATCGAAGAAGCAAAAGCCATGGCTGAGCACGGCGTGGTCTTCGGTGAGCCGCAAACTGACATCAACAAGATCCGCATCTGGAAAGAAAAAGTCATCAACCAGCTGACTGGCGGTCTGGGTGGTATGGCGAAAATGCGTAAAGTGACGGTTGTGAACGGTTACGGTAAATTTACCGGTCCGAACACCATCGTTGTTGAAGGCGAAGAAGCTACCACAGTGAACTTCGATAACGCGATCATCGCTGCAGGTTCTCGTCCGATCGAGCTGCCATTTATCCCGCATGAAGACCCACGTATCTGGGACTCCACAGACGCGCTGGAACTGAAAGAAGTTCCTGAGAAACTGCTGGTCATGGGTGGCGGTATCATCGGTCTGGAAATGGGGACTGTGTATGATGCACTGGGCTCTCAGATCGACGTGGTTGAAATGTTTGACCAGGTGATCCCTGCGGCAGACAAAGACATCGTGAAAGTTTTCACCAAGCGTATCAGCAAGAAGTTCAACCTGATGCTGGAAACCAAAGTGACTGCGGTTGAAGCGAAGGAAGACGGCATCTACGTTTCAATGGAAGGCAAGAAAGCACCTGCTGAGCCTGTTCGTTATGATGCAGTTCTGGTTGCGATTGGCCGTACACCAAACGGTAAGCTGATCGACGCTGAGAAAGCGGGTGTTGCTGTTGATGAGCGTGGTTTCATCAACACTGACAAGCAAATGCGGACCAACGTCCCACACATCTTCGCAATCGGCGACGTTGTGGGTCAGCCAATGCTGGCGCACAAAGGTGTGCATGAAGGTCACGTGGCTGCTGAAGTGATTGCCGGTAAGAAGCATTACTTCGACCCGAAAGTCATTCCTTCTATTGCGTACACTGAGCCAGAAGTGGCTTGGGTGGGTAAGACTGAGAAAGAAGCGAAAGCAGAAGGCATCAACTACGAAGTTGCAACCTTCCCATGGGCAGCCTCTGGCCGTGCGATTGCTTCTGACTGTGCCGACGGTATGACGAAGATGATCTTCGACAAAGACACCAACCGCGTCATCGGTGGTGCCATTGTGGGTACCAACGGTGGTGAGCTGCTGGGCGAAATCGGTCTGGCAATCGAGATGGGCTGTGATGCTGAAGACATCGCGCTGACCATCCACGCGCACCCGACTCTGCACGAGTCTGTTGGTCTGGCTGCGGAAGTGTTCGAAGGTTCGATCACTGACCTGCCAAACGCAAAAGCGAAGAAGAAAAAGTAA